From the Flavobacterium galactosidilyticum genome, one window contains:
- a CDS encoding glycosyltransferase family 4 protein encodes MHICFLTNEYPKKGFPHGGIGSFVKTIAAASIQDNIRVSVVGINYTNVDENETDNGVFIYRLRKNSVKGLTWYLNSKAINKKIEEIHSQHSINIIEAPELGFAFINKIKGIKYIIRLHGGHHFFAEGENRGINKWKGFQEKRSFKKADAFIAISQYVKKHTEQYLSYNNKTVTCINNPIDTLLFSPVEGKEITRRIVFAGTVCEKKGVRQLIQAFSLVKKQFPQATLDIYGRDWFYPDGSSYVAMLKKTELPKLGEIAQDIHFHGAIGYNEIPLKYAEAEVCVFPSHVETQGLVAPEAMAMEKAVVFTKLGPGSETITDYETGLLCDPHNPKDIADKIGWFFLNKEKSAHIRIEARKFVLQNFGIDNIVNQNKIFFESLILKK; translated from the coding sequence ATGCACATCTGTTTCTTAACTAATGAATATCCTAAAAAAGGCTTTCCACACGGTGGTATAGGTAGTTTTGTGAAGACTATTGCTGCTGCATCGATTCAGGATAATATTAGGGTAAGTGTGGTTGGTATCAATTATACCAATGTTGATGAAAATGAAACAGATAATGGTGTGTTTATTTATCGCCTTAGAAAAAACAGTGTTAAGGGACTAACATGGTATTTGAATTCAAAAGCAATTAATAAAAAAATAGAGGAAATTCATAGTCAGCATTCGATTAATATTATAGAAGCTCCAGAATTGGGTTTTGCTTTTATCAACAAAATAAAAGGAATTAAATACATCATTCGCTTACATGGTGGGCATCATTTTTTTGCTGAAGGTGAAAATAGAGGGATAAACAAATGGAAAGGTTTTCAAGAAAAACGTTCATTTAAAAAAGCCGACGCTTTTATAGCTATCTCACAATATGTTAAAAAGCACACCGAACAGTATTTAAGTTATAATAATAAGACAGTAACATGTATTAATAATCCTATAGATACATTATTATTTAGCCCTGTAGAAGGGAAAGAAATAACCAGAAGAATTGTTTTTGCCGGGACAGTGTGTGAAAAAAAAGGGGTACGACAATTAATTCAAGCGTTTTCTTTGGTCAAAAAACAATTTCCACAAGCTACATTGGACATTTATGGTAGGGATTGGTTTTACCCTGATGGAAGTTCTTATGTAGCGATGTTAAAAAAAACTGAACTCCCTAAATTAGGAGAGATTGCGCAAGATATCCATTTTCATGGCGCAATAGGATATAATGAGATTCCTTTAAAATATGCAGAAGCAGAAGTTTGTGTGTTTCCATCCCATGTAGAAACTCAAGGCTTAGTAGCTCCAGAAGCTATGGCAATGGAGAAGGCGGTTGTTTTTACTAAACTTGGACCAGGTTCGGAAACTATAACAGATTATGAAACGGGATTGCTGTGTGATCCGCATAATCCCAAAGATATTGCAGACAAAATTGGTTGGTTTTTCTTAAATAAAGAAAAGTCGGCACATATTAGAATTGAAGCCAGAAAATTTGTTTTACAGAATTTTGGAATTGATAACATTGTTAATCAGAATAAGATATTTTTCGAGTCATTAATATTGAAAAAGTAG
- a CDS encoding O-antigen ligase family protein, giving the protein MKKEDQSYLYLILIHLIIGVVVFLLPFTAKIYGYSIFIFGVIYIIKNQNRNNEVLIAAAYVVGSEVFLRMTGGNPLYEISKYGVMSFILMGMYYSGFSKGAVPYWIFLLLLVPGVVMSAFVLNFDTNIRNAIAFNISGPVCLGLASLYTFRRKIALEEINTILLSMGLPIVTCMVYLSLYTPNVQEVITGTESNFQTSGGYGPNQVATVLGLGMFIFFSRLILDSKTKFQIIINLIIALNITYRGMVTFSRGGMITGFLMIVLLVVFLYFKSNYTGKVKLNYIIMLLVFAMLGTWAYTSFQTGGLIDKRYANQDAAGRVKASQFTGREDVAQNEINTFLKNPVFGVGVGKGAEVREDETGIQVLSHDEITRMLAEHGALGIVGLLILFFTPLVLYLENKFNMFLLCFVAFWFLTINHAAMRTAAPAFVYSLSLLNVRLAFNRSGKSD; this is encoded by the coding sequence ATGAAAAAAGAGGATCAATCTTATCTCTATTTAATTCTTATCCATCTCATAATTGGCGTGGTGGTTTTTTTGCTTCCTTTTACTGCTAAAATATATGGATATTCCATATTTATTTTTGGTGTTATTTATATCATTAAAAACCAAAATAGAAATAACGAAGTACTTATTGCCGCGGCTTATGTTGTAGGAAGTGAGGTTTTTTTGAGGATGACTGGAGGCAATCCTTTATACGAGATTTCAAAATATGGGGTGATGTCCTTTATACTAATGGGGATGTATTACAGCGGTTTTTCTAAAGGCGCAGTTCCGTATTGGATTTTTCTGTTGTTATTAGTGCCAGGTGTGGTGATGAGTGCTTTTGTGTTGAATTTTGATACTAATATTCGGAATGCAATAGCCTTTAATATTTCGGGACCCGTTTGTTTAGGATTGGCTTCCCTTTACACCTTTAGACGTAAAATAGCATTGGAGGAAATAAATACTATTTTACTCAGTATGGGACTGCCTATCGTTACTTGCATGGTGTATTTGTCCTTGTATACACCCAACGTACAGGAAGTGATAACGGGAACCGAATCTAATTTTCAAACTTCAGGTGGTTATGGTCCTAATCAGGTAGCTACTGTTTTAGGTTTGGGGATGTTTATTTTTTTTTCCAGATTGATACTGGATTCTAAAACTAAATTCCAAATTATAATCAATCTAATAATCGCTTTAAATATTACGTATAGAGGAATGGTGACTTTCTCCAGAGGTGGAATGATTACTGGATTCTTGATGATTGTTTTGTTAGTGGTGTTTTTATACTTTAAATCGAACTATACTGGAAAAGTAAAGTTGAATTATATCATTATGCTACTTGTATTTGCTATGCTGGGAACATGGGCATACACTTCTTTTCAAACGGGTGGTTTAATTGATAAACGATATGCCAATCAAGACGCCGCAGGAAGAGTTAAAGCGAGTCAGTTTACAGGTAGAGAGGACGTAGCTCAAAATGAGATAAACACCTTCTTGAAAAATCCAGTTTTTGGTGTAGGTGTGGGTAAAGGAGCTGAAGTAAGAGAGGATGAAACTGGCATACAAGTGTTGTCCCATGATGAAATTACTCGAATGCTTGCTGAGCATGGTGCATTAGGAATAGTAGGGTTGCTAATTTTATTTTTTACACCTTTAGTTTTATATTTAGAAAATAAGTTTAATATGTTTTTGTTGTGTTTTGTTGCTTTTTGGTTTTTAACCATAAATCATGCTGCAATGCGAACCGCTGCACCGGCCTTTGTATATTCCTTGTCCTTACTTAATGTTCGGTTGGCTTTTAATAGAAGTGGCAAAAGTGATTAA
- a CDS encoding glycosyltransferase: protein MKFAVITHVPHIVVHNQHFAYAPYVQEMNVWAKQVTELIVVAPISLSEKTAIDSAYNHPKITLIAIDTFDVLTLNNLLLAILKTPKISWHIYKAMCSADHIHLRCPGNMGLLGCLVQILFPAKPKTAKYAGNWDPKAKQPWTYKLQKWILSHTFITRNMQVLVYGEWKNQSKNIIPFFTATYADADKKNIQEKALNQTIRFVFVGALVAGKNPLYAIQLVEKLVYKGFDVRLTVFGEGIERDHLERYVALHDLAEIVFFKGNQNQEVVKIAYQESHFVVLPSKSEGWPKVIAEGMFWGCVPIATKVSCVPFMLDFGKRGILVEINIESDIMQIENILIDQDRFDSMQNNGAVWSRNYTMDFFESEIKKMIL from the coding sequence ATGAAATTTGCCGTTATCACGCATGTTCCTCATATCGTAGTGCATAACCAACATTTTGCTTACGCGCCTTATGTGCAGGAAATGAATGTTTGGGCAAAGCAAGTGACAGAATTAATTGTTGTTGCACCAATTTCATTATCGGAGAAAACTGCAATTGATAGTGCTTATAATCATCCTAAAATTACATTGATAGCCATTGACACATTTGATGTATTGACTTTAAATAACCTCTTGCTAGCGATACTAAAAACACCTAAAATTAGTTGGCACATATACAAAGCAATGTGCTCCGCTGATCATATTCATTTGCGTTGCCCAGGAAATATGGGATTACTAGGATGTTTAGTTCAAATCCTTTTTCCAGCTAAACCAAAGACAGCTAAATATGCCGGTAATTGGGATCCAAAAGCAAAGCAGCCATGGACGTATAAACTTCAAAAATGGATTTTATCCCATACATTCATAACACGCAATATGCAAGTATTGGTCTATGGCGAATGGAAAAATCAGTCCAAAAATATCATTCCGTTTTTTACAGCAACCTATGCTGATGCCGATAAAAAAAACATTCAGGAAAAAGCATTGAATCAAACTATTCGTTTTGTTTTTGTTGGTGCTTTGGTAGCTGGAAAAAATCCTTTGTATGCAATTCAATTAGTCGAAAAACTGGTTTATAAAGGTTTTGATGTTAGGTTAACTGTTTTTGGTGAAGGAATAGAACGTGATCACTTAGAGCGCTATGTTGCTTTGCATGATTTAGCTGAAATTGTTTTTTTTAAAGGAAATCAAAATCAAGAGGTGGTAAAAATAGCCTATCAAGAAAGTCATTTTGTAGTTTTACCTTCTAAAAGCGAAGGTTGGCCTAAAGTGATTGCCGAGGGAATGTTTTGGGGTTGTGTTCCAATAGCCACAAAAGTATCATGTGTGCCTTTTATGTTGGACTTTGGCAAAAGAGGAATTTTAGTAGAGATTAATATTGAAAGCGATATTATGCAAATCGAAAATATTTTAATTGATCAGGACCGCTTTGATAGCATGCAAAATAATGGCGCAGTATGGTCCAGAAATTATACGATGGACTTTTTTGAATCGGAAATTAAAAAAATGATACTCTAA
- a CDS encoding MBOAT family O-acyltransferase, whose protein sequence is MFFNSFAFAVFLPIVFVLYWFVFNKNKNTQNAVLIIASYYFYSCWDWRFLFLLVFSTFLDYYTGIRIEKAKTAMGRKLWFWMTITINLGFLGIFKYYNFFADSFSNLLNGFGMQTSPLLLNVILPVGISFYTFHGLSYVIDIYLKRIKAEHNFVDYSLFVSYFPLLVAGPIERATHLLPQVKVKRTFNFEKAKEGIYQFIWGLVKKVVIADTCATYANAIFDNHESMNSLSLILGAVYFAFQIYGDFSGYSDMALGMSKLFGIDLLRNFNYPYFSRDIAEFWRRWHISLSSWFRDYLYIPLGGSNGGNAMKIRNTFIIFLVSGFWHGANWTFIAWGFINALYFLPLLLLKRNRSNIEMVALQWDWSSIKVFLNILSTFALTCFAWIFFRAKSIGEAFDYIGGIFGNRSFQSQYLENERYNYEILLLIGAFVLVEWNYRTQVEPISGRYGTLKVALCIAAIIALGTFSDYKEFIYFQF, encoded by the coding sequence ATGTTTTTTAATTCCTTCGCTTTTGCTGTTTTTCTGCCGATAGTATTCGTATTGTATTGGTTTGTTTTTAATAAAAACAAGAATACCCAAAATGCAGTCCTCATTATAGCGAGTTATTATTTCTATTCTTGTTGGGACTGGCGTTTTTTATTCTTGTTGGTTTTCTCTACGTTTTTAGATTATTATACAGGCATTCGCATTGAAAAAGCCAAGACTGCAATGGGTCGAAAATTATGGTTTTGGATGACGATCACCATAAATCTCGGATTTTTAGGCATCTTTAAATACTATAATTTTTTTGCGGACTCATTTTCAAATTTACTGAATGGGTTTGGGATGCAAACAAGTCCTTTACTACTCAACGTAATTCTGCCTGTGGGTATTTCCTTCTACACCTTTCACGGCTTGTCATACGTAATTGACATTTATTTAAAAAGAATAAAAGCAGAACATAATTTTGTCGATTATTCGCTGTTTGTCAGTTATTTTCCATTGCTGGTGGCGGGACCTATTGAAAGAGCGACTCATTTATTGCCTCAGGTGAAAGTTAAAAGAACTTTTAATTTTGAAAAAGCCAAAGAGGGAATTTACCAGTTTATTTGGGGATTAGTCAAAAAAGTGGTTATAGCCGATACGTGTGCTACCTATGCCAATGCCATTTTTGATAATCATGAATCTATGAATTCGCTATCGTTAATTTTGGGAGCAGTCTATTTTGCGTTTCAAATTTACGGAGATTTTTCGGGCTATTCGGATATGGCTTTGGGGATGTCTAAATTGTTTGGAATCGACTTACTCCGTAATTTCAATTATCCGTATTTTTCCAGAGATATCGCTGAGTTTTGGCGGCGTTGGCACATCTCACTTTCGTCCTGGTTCCGAGATTATTTATACATTCCATTAGGAGGAAGCAATGGTGGCAATGCGATGAAAATTCGTAACACGTTTATTATTTTTCTGGTGAGCGGTTTTTGGCATGGTGCCAATTGGACTTTTATAGCTTGGGGGTTTATTAATGCGTTGTATTTTTTACCGCTATTGCTCTTAAAAAGAAATCGCTCCAATATAGAAATGGTTGCGCTACAATGGGATTGGAGTTCCATTAAAGTTTTTTTGAATATCCTAAGCACTTTCGCATTGACGTGTTTCGCTTGGATATTTTTCCGTGCTAAATCAATAGGCGAAGCTTTTGATTATATTGGAGGTATTTTTGGTAACAGAAGTTTTCAGTCTCAATATTTAGAAAACGAACGCTATAATTATGAAATTCTGCTTTTAATTGGTGCTTTTGTACTAGTAGAATGGAATTATAGAACGCAAGTGGAGCCTATTTCAGGAAGATACGGCACATTAAAAGTAGCGTTATGTATTGCAGCGATTATAGCGCTAGGAACTTTTTCTGATTACAAAGAATTTATTTATTTTCAGTTTTGA
- a CDS encoding CDP-alcohol phosphatidyltransferase family protein: MNIKKHIPNLITLLNLFSGCIALIFAFKSDFAMAFYFVSLGIFLDFFDGFFARLFKVSSPLGLQLDSLADMVTSGVVPGLVMFQMMSSNTSTEGIMQFFPFLGFIIALGSCYRLANFNIDTRQTDSFIGLPTPANALFILSLPLVLQFSESLFVLELLTNQWFLLIITLLSAYMLNAEIPLFSLKIKKFSFRQNALQVIFLILSVLLLIFFRYLGIPLLILLYVLLSVANNKVLQK; encoded by the coding sequence ATGAATATTAAAAAACATATCCCAAATTTAATCACATTACTCAATCTGTTTTCAGGTTGTATTGCTTTAATTTTTGCTTTTAAAAGTGATTTTGCAATGGCTTTTTATTTTGTTTCTCTCGGAATATTTCTTGATTTTTTTGATGGATTTTTTGCTCGATTATTCAAAGTGTCGAGTCCGCTTGGATTACAATTAGACTCTCTAGCTGATATGGTTACTAGTGGCGTAGTGCCTGGTTTAGTAATGTTTCAAATGATGAGTAGTAATACCTCTACAGAAGGCATTATGCAGTTTTTTCCATTTTTAGGATTTATAATTGCATTAGGGTCTTGTTATCGCTTGGCTAATTTCAATATAGATACGCGTCAAACGGATTCATTTATTGGTTTACCAACACCTGCTAATGCACTTTTTATTTTAAGTTTGCCCTTAGTTTTACAATTTTCAGAATCCTTGTTTGTTCTCGAACTTTTAACAAATCAATGGTTTTTACTTATAATTACACTCTTAAGCGCTTATATGTTGAATGCCGAGATTCCATTATTTTCATTAAAAATAAAGAAATTTAGTTTTAGACAAAATGCGTTACAAGTTATCTTTCTCATATTGTCTGTTCTATTGTTGATTTTCTTTCGATATTTAGGGATTCCTTTATTGATTCTCCTATATGTTTTGCTTTCTGTAGCGAATAATAAGGTGCTTCAAAAGTAA
- a CDS encoding DUF4105 domain-containing protein: MNFASLKKISFSLLFLIISIISFGQNIVLSPDTHVSVITCGTGNESYSLFGHTAIRVQDSVNAIDVVYNYGAFDFNTPNFVMKFTKGDLQYFAVVHSFTDFINQYQYEKRSVYEQELNIPATLKQKLFDNLNNSLASGESYYTYKFIDKNCTSMVVDIINKTLNANTIVKKEGTAVTYRTILYPYFDGHFYEKLGTSIIFGKKVDQLGTKIFLPYELQKSLSKVSFENHPLVKENKTLLEFKNETPFSWWNNVYTYIFFLLLIVLINKKSVSLFYLSIMGILGLFFTFFGFYSQHLELGYNYNILLFNPTLLGLLYLYGTKNKKGIYNLALFTIILLVVYLFFVINKAYFAIVLPLIITNSILLVRIAIQNKKRIPIII, from the coding sequence ATGAATTTCGCATCATTAAAAAAAATTTCATTCTCGCTACTATTTCTAATCATTTCGATTATTAGTTTTGGGCAAAATATTGTGCTTTCACCAGATACACATGTAAGCGTTATCACCTGCGGAACGGGAAATGAATCGTATTCGCTTTTTGGCCACACTGCAATAAGAGTTCAAGACAGTGTTAATGCAATTGATGTTGTGTACAATTATGGCGCTTTTGATTTTAATACGCCTAATTTTGTAATGAAGTTTACAAAAGGTGACTTACAATACTTTGCTGTAGTACACTCTTTCACTGATTTTATCAATCAATATCAATATGAAAAAAGATCCGTTTACGAGCAGGAACTGAATATTCCTGCTACGCTAAAGCAAAAGTTATTTGACAATCTTAATAATTCGTTAGCATCTGGCGAAAGCTATTACACTTATAAATTTATCGATAAAAATTGCACCTCGATGGTTGTTGACATTATAAACAAGACATTGAATGCTAATACCATCGTTAAAAAAGAAGGGACTGCTGTAACCTACAGAACTATTTTATACCCGTATTTCGATGGGCATTTTTACGAGAAATTAGGCACGAGTATTATTTTCGGAAAAAAAGTAGACCAACTTGGGACAAAAATATTTCTACCTTACGAATTACAAAAGAGTCTAAGTAAAGTTTCTTTTGAAAACCACCCTTTGGTAAAAGAAAACAAAACGTTACTTGAATTCAAAAATGAAACTCCATTTTCGTGGTGGAATAATGTTTATACCTATATTTTCTTCCTTTTGCTTATTGTTTTAATCAACAAGAAAAGTGTTTCTTTGTTTTACCTCAGCATCATGGGAATTTTAGGGCTATTCTTTACGTTTTTTGGCTTTTATTCACAGCACTTAGAATTAGGTTATAACTATAATATTTTGCTGTTTAATCCTACTCTATTAGGATTACTTTATTTATATGGGACGAAAAACAAAAAAGGGATTTATAACCTGGCGTTATTTACTATTATTTTGCTTGTCGTTTATCTCTTCTTTGTAATTAATAAAGCATATTTTGCTATAGTATTGCCGTTGATAATTACAAATTCAATTCTTTTAGTTAGAATAGCAATTCAAAATAAAAAGCGAATTCCTATAATTATCTAG
- a CDS encoding sugar transferase: protein MFSVDKMHFEISERKLILRLFDVLFVLFALYVTGQLFAFDYFVFSTTNYYWILVLALYINAFGTIFEMYNLQVASNQYQVLKSTLITASTTVLVYLLTPVFSPKLPSNRLQILLFFLVMFVALYTWRILYVKFLASTRFFQNAILIFDQERVEELVKGLENIDPHYKIIGFVNTDGKEQEIEELQNAKYVQRSDLFTFVKNNGISEIVIASKITDGITADLYQQLLRLLESGTIIREYNQVYESKTQRIPVHYMSRDFYSFFPFSRSNQNKLYLLIVRLSEIIISIFGLVLGAILFPIIMIGNAIGNRGKLLYSQPRVGKDGLVFEILKFRTMVKNAETNGAVFTAINDSRVTAFGKFMRKTRIDEFPQFINILKGDMAVIGPRPERPFFVKEIAQIMPFYETRHVVKPGLTGWAQVNYSYGETINDSLIKLQYDLYYIKHRSIYLDLNIVFKTITTVLFYRGQ from the coding sequence ATGTTTTCAGTAGATAAAATGCATTTTGAAATATCAGAGCGAAAGTTGATTCTTCGTCTTTTTGACGTTCTTTTTGTTTTGTTTGCTTTGTATGTGACGGGACAGTTATTTGCTTTTGACTATTTTGTCTTTTCTACGACCAATTATTACTGGATTTTAGTTCTCGCCTTGTACATTAATGCGTTTGGTACAATATTCGAAATGTACAATCTTCAAGTAGCTAGTAACCAGTATCAAGTCTTAAAAAGTACGCTAATTACCGCTTCTACAACTGTTTTAGTGTATTTATTGACTCCTGTTTTTTCACCAAAATTACCTTCTAATCGGCTACAAATCTTATTGTTTTTCCTGGTTATGTTTGTGGCTTTGTATACATGGAGAATATTATATGTGAAATTTTTGGCCTCGACTCGATTTTTTCAGAATGCAATATTAATATTTGATCAAGAACGGGTAGAAGAGTTAGTTAAGGGTTTGGAGAACATTGATCCTCACTATAAAATTATTGGTTTTGTAAATACTGACGGCAAAGAACAAGAGATTGAAGAGCTTCAGAATGCAAAGTATGTGCAAAGAAGTGATCTATTTACTTTTGTAAAAAATAATGGTATATCGGAAATTGTAATAGCATCAAAAATAACGGATGGAATTACTGCTGATTTGTACCAACAATTACTCCGTTTACTGGAATCTGGTACAATAATTAGAGAGTATAATCAGGTTTACGAAAGTAAGACTCAGCGAATTCCTGTGCATTATATGTCTAGAGATTTCTATAGTTTTTTTCCTTTTAGCCGTAGCAATCAAAACAAATTATACCTGCTAATTGTTCGCCTTTCCGAGATCATAATTTCTATATTTGGTTTAGTGTTGGGTGCGATTTTATTTCCAATTATTATGATTGGAAACGCTATTGGGAATAGAGGTAAGTTGTTGTACTCACAACCACGTGTTGGTAAAGACGGTCTTGTTTTTGAGATTTTAAAATTTCGAACTATGGTAAAAAACGCCGAAACTAATGGAGCTGTTTTTACCGCGATCAACGATTCTCGCGTAACTGCTTTTGGAAAATTCATGCGTAAAACTCGAATAGATGAATTTCCTCAGTTTATCAATATTTTAAAAGGCGATATGGCCGTTATAGGACCACGACCAGAACGTCCTTTTTTTGTAAAAGAAATTGCTCAAATTATGCCTTTCTATGAAACTCGGCATGTTGTTAAACCAGGACTGACGGGTTGGGCACAAGTGAATTATTCATACGGTGAAACAATTAATGACAGCTTAATAAAGTTACAATACGACTTGTATTATATCAAACACCGAAGTATATACCTAGATTTGAATATCGTCTTTAAAACCATAACTACCGTGTTGTTTTATAGAGGTCAATAG
- a CDS encoding glycosyltransferase family 4 protein yields the protein MRIIQLIDSLEAGGAERMAVSYANALAEKIEFSALVVTRKEGPLLNQIEPKVSYLFLNKKRTIDFKAIYSLRSFAKKNKVTIIHAHSTSFFLAFLVKVAFPSIQLIWHDHYGDSEFLGKRPTLALRLLMPYFKGIIAVNHNLQIWSKQELKSKNVIYLPNFPSNEKKVASKTFLKGITGKRILCLANLRAQKNHFLLLDVAKKLKESHPEWTFHLVGKDFEDLYSQKIKNRIVTFDLEKNVFLYGTKDDVGNIIEQSNIGILTSDSEGLPVSLLEYGWHKKAVVVTKVGEVSSLVTNESNGFLVEVRQTQLFYESVVKLILNETLRNDFGIALYNAVVKNNSEETILKKYLNWLQNIYK from the coding sequence ATGCGCATTATTCAACTTATAGATTCTCTTGAGGCGGGTGGTGCTGAACGTATGGCGGTAAGTTATGCGAATGCATTGGCGGAAAAAATTGAATTTTCAGCTTTAGTAGTAACTCGAAAAGAAGGTCCTCTTTTAAATCAGATCGAACCAAAGGTTTCTTATTTATTTTTAAATAAAAAAAGGACAATAGATTTTAAAGCAATATACAGTCTGAGAAGCTTTGCAAAGAAAAATAAGGTTACAATCATTCATGCTCATAGTACCTCGTTTTTTTTAGCGTTTTTAGTGAAAGTAGCGTTTCCTTCAATTCAGTTGATTTGGCATGACCATTATGGTGATAGTGAATTTTTGGGTAAAAGACCAACGCTGGCTTTACGATTACTAATGCCTTATTTTAAAGGAATTATAGCAGTAAACCATAATCTCCAAATTTGGAGTAAGCAAGAATTAAAATCAAAAAATGTAATTTATCTTCCTAATTTTCCTTCCAACGAAAAAAAAGTGGCTAGTAAGACTTTTTTAAAAGGAATAACGGGCAAACGAATACTTTGTTTGGCAAACCTAAGGGCTCAAAAGAATCATTTTTTACTACTTGATGTGGCCAAGAAGTTAAAAGAATCGCACCCTGAATGGACCTTTCATCTTGTTGGAAAAGATTTTGAAGATCTATATTCCCAGAAAATTAAGAATCGTATTGTTACTTTTGATTTAGAAAAAAATGTGTTTCTTTACGGTACCAAAGACGATGTTGGAAATATTATAGAACAATCAAATATAGGAATACTAACATCAGATTCTGAAGGATTGCCTGTATCATTATTAGAGTATGGATGGCATAAAAAAGCGGTTGTCGTTACAAAAGTAGGAGAAGTTTCTTCCTTGGTGACAAATGAAAGCAATGGATTTCTAGTAGAGGTTCGACAGACGCAATTGTTCTATGAATCTGTTGTGAAATTGATACTCAATGAAACTTTGAGAAATGACTTTGGTATTGCGCTGTATAATGCAGTTGTTAAAAATAATTCTGAAGAAACAATTCTGAAGAAGTATTTAAATTGGTTGCAAAATATTTATAAATGA
- a CDS encoding PorV/PorQ family protein has product MNIGVDAAALGMSNTVVASSNDVNAGYWNPAGLIHLEDHQVSVMHASYFANIAQYDYLAYASPIDDRSAWGVSLIRFGVDDILNTTELIDSQGNIDYNRISLFSAADYGFTFSYARKLSVPGFRYGVNAKIIRRVIGKFANSWGFGFDAGIQFEKNNWQFGLMLRDITTTYNVWNIDEKEYQKIADAIPGQNQDLPENTEITAPKAQLGIAKKFIIRYDYSILAAANMNMQFTKTNAIISTNTVSIDPALGLEFGYTDLVFVRAGVGNFQNIQQLDSTEKVGFQPNIGLGFKYKGVQIDYALTDLGNQSAALYSNIFSIKVDLGLFRN; this is encoded by the coding sequence ATGAATATTGGCGTAGATGCCGCTGCATTAGGTATGTCTAATACGGTTGTCGCTTCATCTAACGATGTCAATGCTGGATATTGGAATCCTGCAGGACTAATCCATCTGGAAGACCATCAAGTATCTGTAATGCACGCTAGTTATTTTGCTAATATCGCGCAATACGATTATTTGGCTTACGCCAGCCCTATTGATGACCGCAGCGCTTGGGGCGTTTCTTTAATTCGTTTTGGTGTCGATGATATTTTAAATACTACCGAATTAATCGATAGCCAAGGAAATATTGATTACAACCGAATTAGTCTTTTTTCAGCTGCTGATTATGGCTTCACTTTTTCTTATGCTCGAAAACTTTCTGTTCCGGGTTTTCGATATGGAGTAAATGCCAAAATAATCCGCAGAGTTATAGGCAAGTTTGCTAATTCTTGGGGTTTTGGATTTGATGCTGGAATCCAATTCGAAAAAAACAACTGGCAATTTGGCCTGATGCTTCGCGATATTACTACCACATACAATGTATGGAATATTGACGAGAAAGAATATCAGAAAATTGCGGATGCCATTCCCGGACAAAATCAAGATTTACCAGAAAACACAGAGATTACGGCACCGAAAGCACAGCTAGGAATCGCCAAAAAATTTATCATTAGGTACGATTACAGTATTTTGGCTGCAGCCAATATGAATATGCAATTTACAAAAACCAATGCTATTATTTCGACTAATACTGTGAGTATCGATCCCGCATTAGGGCTGGAATTTGGCTATACTGATTTGGTTTTTGTTCGCGCAGGCGTAGGTAACTTTCAGAACATACAACAATTAGATAGTACTGAAAAGGTGGGTTTTCAGCCAAATATAGGATTAGGATTCAAATACAAAGGCGTTCAAATCGATTATGCATTAACGGATTTAGGCAATCAAAGTGCCGCTTTATATTCAAATATTTTTTCAATCAAAGTTGATTTGGGTTTGTTTAGAAATTAA